One Helianthus annuus cultivar XRQ/B chromosome 12, HanXRQr2.0-SUNRISE, whole genome shotgun sequence genomic region harbors:
- the LOC110892887 gene encoding uncharacterized protein LOC110892887, producing MATSKVSLKLLIHKKQQRVLFAEAGKDFIDFLFSLLVLPMGTVIRLLGDRDIVGGLAKLYKSVSDLNNDYIQPNQNKDVLLKPKSSAPFSSPKLPLLPSEAFSSSTTLYQCRHCNTLSTYPRTCPVLDCTRTMYVSPAPGSSTGLYKCTSKSCNMRSTTIRMCPSCPNSYICSIDDDFILKSAADAKPGVGFVKGLVTYMVMDDLVVSPMSTISNITLLNKFNIKDLGDLQEKVVNMGMNEVFRLHLLLTAS from the coding sequence ATGGCTACTTCAAAGGTTTCTTTGAAACTTTTAATACACAAAAAGCAACAACGAGTATTGTTTGCAGAAGCTGGCAAGGATTTCATTGATTTTTTATTCAGTCTCCTCGTTTTACCAATGGGCACCGTGATCAGACTCTTGGGCGATCGAGACATTGTGGGTGGCTTGGCTAAGCTTTACAAAAGCGTCTCAGATCTGAACAATGACTACATACAGCCAAACCAGAATAAGGACGTCCTCTTAAAACCGAAATCTTCGGCTCCATTCTCCTCTCCTAAACTCCCCCTGCTTCCTAGTGAAGCATTTTCATCATCAACCACATTGTACCAGTGTCGGCATTGCAACACTCTTTCTACTTATCCCCGTACTTGTCCGGTTCTAGATTGTACGCGTACAATGTACGTCTCGCCGGCCCCGGGTTCTTCAACTGGTCTTTACAAGTGTACGTCTAAAAGCTGCAACATGCGATCTACTACTATTCGCATGTGTCCGTCTTGTCCCAATTCATATATTTGCTCTATTGATGATGACTTCATTTTGAAGTCCGCAGCGGATGCAAAGCCGGGAGTAGGATTCGTAAAGGGATTGGTGACATACATGGTGATGGATGACCTTGTTGTTTCTCCCATGTCCACAATCTCTAACATCACTTTGCTCAACAAGTTCAACATCAAGGATTTGGGTGATTTACAGGAGAAGGTTGTTAATATGGGCATGAATGAGGTATTTCGGTTACATCTTTTGCTTACTGCTTCCTAG